The following are encoded together in the Osmia lignaria lignaria isolate PbOS001 chromosome 13, iyOsmLign1, whole genome shotgun sequence genome:
- the B52 gene encoding serine and arginine rich splicing factor B52 isoform X2, giving the protein MSTRVFVGGLTYRVRERDLVKFFRKYGRIKEVAMKNGFAFVEFDDYRDADDAVYELNGKELLGERITVERARGTPRGSDQWRYGDSRGGYGDSRRSARDDMRHDRDSVNRNTRTASSYKQSLPRYGPPTRTEYRLIVENLSSRVSWQDLKDYMRHAGEVTYADAHKQRRNEGVVEFATYSDLKNAIDKLDDTELNGRRIRLIEDKRRGRRSRSSSSRSRSRSRSRSRRRSRSRSRSRRSSRSRSRRSSRSKSRAHSKSKSKSKSKSPERSRSRSKSKSRDRSKSKSKSKSKSRSRSRSKAERSKSRSQSKSKAKSPSNSSSRDRSSRERSRGDRSRSRSGSKHSKSRSLSRSPMNGDKSPENNKQKAD; this is encoded by the exons ATGAGCACCCGAGTATTCGTTGGTGGATTAACATACCGGGTGAGAGAGCGCGACCTTGTGAAGTTCTTCCGGAAATATGGTAGAATCAAGGAGGTCGCTATGAAGAATGGATTTGCCTTTGTG GAATTCGACGACTATAGGGATGCAGATGATGCCGTTTACGAGCTCAATGGAAAGGAGCTTCTAGGAGAAAG AATTACTGTAGAGAGGGCCCGGGGGACACCTAGGGGTAGTGACCAGTGGCGCTATGGTGACTCCCGTGGTGGTTATGGGGACTCGAGGCGATCTGC CCGAGACGATATGCGGCACGACAG AGATAGTGTGAACAGAAACACGAGGACTGCATCTAGCTACAAGCAATCATTGCCCAG atATGGACCACCAACACGCACCGAGTATCGCCTTATCGTGGAAAATCTGTCGAGTCGTGTCAGCTGGCAG GATTTGAAGGATTATATGAGACATGCTGGAGAAGTGACATACGCAGATGCACACAAACAGCGTAGAAACGAAGG AGTTGTAGAATTCGCAACATACTCTGACCTGAAGAACGCCATCGACAAATTGGATGACACAGAATTGAACGGACGAAGAATCAGACTTATCGAAGACAAGAGACGCGGTCGTCGCTCCAGGTCCTCGAGTTCGAGATCAAGGTCAAGGTCACGGTCTCGATCTCGTCGTCGATCACGCTCCCGCTCAAg GAGTCGTCGCAGCTCTCGTAGTCGTAGCCGTCGCAGCAGCCGTTCCAAATCAAGGGCACATTCTAAATCTAAATCAAAGTCTAAATCCAAATCCCCTGAACGTAGCCGTTCTCGTTCCAAATCCAA ATCAAGAGACCGCTCAAAGTCGAAATCTAAGTCAAAGTCCAAATCCAGATCTCGTTCTAGGTCCAAGGCTGAGAGGTCAAAGTCCAGGTCGCAGTCCAAATCCAAAGCCAAGTCTCCCTCAAA TTCTTCTTCCAGAGATAGATCTAGTCGCGAAAGATCGAGGGGCGACAGATCGAGGTCCCGATCAGGAAGTAAACATAGCAAAAGCCGTAGCCTTTCTCGTTCGCCAATGAACGGAGATAAATCACCTGAAAATAATAAACAGAAAGCTGATTAA
- the B52 gene encoding serine and arginine rich splicing factor B52 isoform X8 has translation MVGTRVYVGGLPYGTRERDLERFFRGYGRFRDVLIKNGYGFVEFDDYRDADDAVYELNGKELLGERVAVEIARGVSGRRGDRGYGRSRSWRDKDSVNRNTRTASSYKQSLPRYGPPTRTEYRLIVENLSSRVSWQDLKDYMRHAGEVTYADAHKQRRNEGVVEFATYSDLKNAIDKLDDTELNGRRIRLIEDKRRGRRSRSSSSRSRSRSRSRSRRRSRSRSRSRRSSRSRSRRSSRSKSRAHSKSKSKSKSKSPERSRSRSKSKSRDRSKSKSKSKSKSRSRSRSKAERSKSRSQSKSKAKSPSNSSSRDRSSRERSRGDRSRSRSGSKHSKSRSLSRSPMNGDKSPENNKQKAD, from the exons ATGGTAGGGACAAGGGTCTATGTCGGTGGGCTTCCATACGGCACCAGGGAAAGAGACCTTGAGAGATTTTTCAGAGGCTACGGTCGATTCCGTGATGTCCTCATCAAGAATGGTTACGGTTTTGTT GAATTCGACGACTATAGGGATGCAGATGATGCCGTTTACGAGCTCAATGGAAAGGAGCTTCTAGGAGAAAG AGTGGCGGTGGAGATAGCACGGGGTGTTTCAGGGAGGCGAGGCGACCGTGGCTACGGACGCTCACGCTCCTGGAGAGACAA AGATAGTGTGAACAGAAACACGAGGACTGCATCTAGCTACAAGCAATCATTGCCCAG atATGGACCACCAACACGCACCGAGTATCGCCTTATCGTGGAAAATCTGTCGAGTCGTGTCAGCTGGCAG GATTTGAAGGATTATATGAGACATGCTGGAGAAGTGACATACGCAGATGCACACAAACAGCGTAGAAACGAAGG AGTTGTAGAATTCGCAACATACTCTGACCTGAAGAACGCCATCGACAAATTGGATGACACAGAATTGAACGGACGAAGAATCAGACTTATCGAAGACAAGAGACGCGGTCGTCGCTCCAGGTCCTCGAGTTCGAGATCAAGGTCAAGGTCACGGTCTCGATCTCGTCGTCGATCACGCTCCCGCTCAAg GAGTCGTCGCAGCTCTCGTAGTCGTAGCCGTCGCAGCAGCCGTTCCAAATCAAGGGCACATTCTAAATCTAAATCAAAGTCTAAATCCAAATCCCCTGAACGTAGCCGTTCTCGTTCCAAATCCAA ATCAAGAGACCGCTCAAAGTCGAAATCTAAGTCAAAGTCCAAATCCAGATCTCGTTCTAGGTCCAAGGCTGAGAGGTCAAAGTCCAGGTCGCAGTCCAAATCCAAAGCCAAGTCTCCCTCAAA TTCTTCTTCCAGAGATAGATCTAGTCGCGAAAGATCGAGGGGCGACAGATCGAGGTCCCGATCAGGAAGTAAACATAGCAAAAGCCGTAGCCTTTCTCGTTCGCCAATGAACGGAGATAAATCACCTGAAAATAATAAACAGAAAGCTGATTAA
- the B52 gene encoding serine and arginine rich splicing factor B52 isoform X15, translated as MVGTRVYVGGLPYGTRERDLERFFRGYGRFRDVLIKNGYGFVEFDDYRDADDAVYELNGKELLGERVAVEIARGVSGRRGDRGYGRSRSWRDKYGPPTRTEYRLIVENLSSRVSWQDLKDYMRHAGEVTYADAHKQRRNEGVVEFATYSDLKNAIDKLDDTELNGRRIRLIEDKRRGRRSRSSSSRSRSRSRSRSRRRSRSRSRSRRSSRSRSRRSSRSKSRAHSKSKSKSKSKSPERSRSRSKSKSRDRSKSKSKSKSKSRSRSRSKAERSKSRSQSKSKAKSPSNSSSRDRSSRERSRGDRSRSRSGSKHSKSRSLSRSPMNGDKSPENNKQKAD; from the exons ATGGTAGGGACAAGGGTCTATGTCGGTGGGCTTCCATACGGCACCAGGGAAAGAGACCTTGAGAGATTTTTCAGAGGCTACGGTCGATTCCGTGATGTCCTCATCAAGAATGGTTACGGTTTTGTT GAATTCGACGACTATAGGGATGCAGATGATGCCGTTTACGAGCTCAATGGAAAGGAGCTTCTAGGAGAAAG AGTGGCGGTGGAGATAGCACGGGGTGTTTCAGGGAGGCGAGGCGACCGTGGCTACGGACGCTCACGCTCCTGGAGAGACAA atATGGACCACCAACACGCACCGAGTATCGCCTTATCGTGGAAAATCTGTCGAGTCGTGTCAGCTGGCAG GATTTGAAGGATTATATGAGACATGCTGGAGAAGTGACATACGCAGATGCACACAAACAGCGTAGAAACGAAGG AGTTGTAGAATTCGCAACATACTCTGACCTGAAGAACGCCATCGACAAATTGGATGACACAGAATTGAACGGACGAAGAATCAGACTTATCGAAGACAAGAGACGCGGTCGTCGCTCCAGGTCCTCGAGTTCGAGATCAAGGTCAAGGTCACGGTCTCGATCTCGTCGTCGATCACGCTCCCGCTCAAg GAGTCGTCGCAGCTCTCGTAGTCGTAGCCGTCGCAGCAGCCGTTCCAAATCAAGGGCACATTCTAAATCTAAATCAAAGTCTAAATCCAAATCCCCTGAACGTAGCCGTTCTCGTTCCAAATCCAA ATCAAGAGACCGCTCAAAGTCGAAATCTAAGTCAAAGTCCAAATCCAGATCTCGTTCTAGGTCCAAGGCTGAGAGGTCAAAGTCCAGGTCGCAGTCCAAATCCAAAGCCAAGTCTCCCTCAAA TTCTTCTTCCAGAGATAGATCTAGTCGCGAAAGATCGAGGGGCGACAGATCGAGGTCCCGATCAGGAAGTAAACATAGCAAAAGCCGTAGCCTTTCTCGTTCGCCAATGAACGGAGATAAATCACCTGAAAATAATAAACAGAAAGCTGATTAA
- the B52 gene encoding serine and arginine rich splicing factor B52 isoform X5 gives MSTRVFVGGLTYRVRERDLVKFFRKYGRIKEVAMKNGFAFVEFDDYRDADDAVYELNGKELLGERITVERARGTPRGSDQWRYGDSRGGYGDSRRSARDDMRHDRDSVNRNTRTASSYKQSLPRYGPPTRTEYRLIVENLSSRVSWQDLKDYMRHAGEVTYADAHKQRRNEGVVEFATYSDLKNAIDKLDDTELNGRRIRLIEDKRRGRRSRSSSSRSRSRSRSRSRRRSRSRSRSRRSSRSRSRRSSRSKSRAHSKSKSKSKSKSPERSRSRSKSKSRDRSKSKSKSKSKSRSRSRSKAERSKSRSQSKSKAKSPSKDRSSRERSRGDRSRSRSGSKHSKSRSLSRSPMNGDKSPENNKQKAD, from the exons ATGAGCACCCGAGTATTCGTTGGTGGATTAACATACCGGGTGAGAGAGCGCGACCTTGTGAAGTTCTTCCGGAAATATGGTAGAATCAAGGAGGTCGCTATGAAGAATGGATTTGCCTTTGTG GAATTCGACGACTATAGGGATGCAGATGATGCCGTTTACGAGCTCAATGGAAAGGAGCTTCTAGGAGAAAG AATTACTGTAGAGAGGGCCCGGGGGACACCTAGGGGTAGTGACCAGTGGCGCTATGGTGACTCCCGTGGTGGTTATGGGGACTCGAGGCGATCTGC CCGAGACGATATGCGGCACGACAG AGATAGTGTGAACAGAAACACGAGGACTGCATCTAGCTACAAGCAATCATTGCCCAG atATGGACCACCAACACGCACCGAGTATCGCCTTATCGTGGAAAATCTGTCGAGTCGTGTCAGCTGGCAG GATTTGAAGGATTATATGAGACATGCTGGAGAAGTGACATACGCAGATGCACACAAACAGCGTAGAAACGAAGG AGTTGTAGAATTCGCAACATACTCTGACCTGAAGAACGCCATCGACAAATTGGATGACACAGAATTGAACGGACGAAGAATCAGACTTATCGAAGACAAGAGACGCGGTCGTCGCTCCAGGTCCTCGAGTTCGAGATCAAGGTCAAGGTCACGGTCTCGATCTCGTCGTCGATCACGCTCCCGCTCAAg GAGTCGTCGCAGCTCTCGTAGTCGTAGCCGTCGCAGCAGCCGTTCCAAATCAAGGGCACATTCTAAATCTAAATCAAAGTCTAAATCCAAATCCCCTGAACGTAGCCGTTCTCGTTCCAAATCCAA ATCAAGAGACCGCTCAAAGTCGAAATCTAAGTCAAAGTCCAAATCCAGATCTCGTTCTAGGTCCAAGGCTGAGAGGTCAAAGTCCAGGTCGCAGTCCAAATCCAAAGCCAAGTCTCCCTCAAA AGATAGATCTAGTCGCGAAAGATCGAGGGGCGACAGATCGAGGTCCCGATCAGGAAGTAAACATAGCAAAAGCCGTAGCCTTTCTCGTTCGCCAATGAACGGAGATAAATCACCTGAAAATAATAAACAGAAAGCTGATTAA
- the B52 gene encoding serine and arginine rich splicing factor B52 isoform X4, with amino-acid sequence MVGTRVYVGGLPYGTRERDLERFFRGYGRFRDVLIKNGYGFVEFDDYRDADDAVYELNGKELLGERVAVEIARGVSGRRGDRGYGRSRSWRDNRDDMRHDRDSVNRNTRTASSYKQSLPRYGPPTRTEYRLIVENLSSRVSWQDLKDYMRHAGEVTYADAHKQRRNEGVVEFATYSDLKNAIDKLDDTELNGRRIRLIEDKRRGRRSRSSSSRSRSRSRSRSRRRSRSRSRSRRSSRSRSRRSSRSKSRAHSKSKSKSKSKSPERSRSRSKSKSRDRSKSKSKSKSKSRSRSRSKAERSKSRSQSKSKAKSPSNSSSRDRSSRERSRGDRSRSRSGSKHSKSRSLSRSPMNGDKSPENNKQKAD; translated from the exons ATGGTAGGGACAAGGGTCTATGTCGGTGGGCTTCCATACGGCACCAGGGAAAGAGACCTTGAGAGATTTTTCAGAGGCTACGGTCGATTCCGTGATGTCCTCATCAAGAATGGTTACGGTTTTGTT GAATTCGACGACTATAGGGATGCAGATGATGCCGTTTACGAGCTCAATGGAAAGGAGCTTCTAGGAGAAAG AGTGGCGGTGGAGATAGCACGGGGTGTTTCAGGGAGGCGAGGCGACCGTGGCTACGGACGCTCACGCTCCTGGAGAGACAA CCGAGACGATATGCGGCACGACAG AGATAGTGTGAACAGAAACACGAGGACTGCATCTAGCTACAAGCAATCATTGCCCAG atATGGACCACCAACACGCACCGAGTATCGCCTTATCGTGGAAAATCTGTCGAGTCGTGTCAGCTGGCAG GATTTGAAGGATTATATGAGACATGCTGGAGAAGTGACATACGCAGATGCACACAAACAGCGTAGAAACGAAGG AGTTGTAGAATTCGCAACATACTCTGACCTGAAGAACGCCATCGACAAATTGGATGACACAGAATTGAACGGACGAAGAATCAGACTTATCGAAGACAAGAGACGCGGTCGTCGCTCCAGGTCCTCGAGTTCGAGATCAAGGTCAAGGTCACGGTCTCGATCTCGTCGTCGATCACGCTCCCGCTCAAg GAGTCGTCGCAGCTCTCGTAGTCGTAGCCGTCGCAGCAGCCGTTCCAAATCAAGGGCACATTCTAAATCTAAATCAAAGTCTAAATCCAAATCCCCTGAACGTAGCCGTTCTCGTTCCAAATCCAA ATCAAGAGACCGCTCAAAGTCGAAATCTAAGTCAAAGTCCAAATCCAGATCTCGTTCTAGGTCCAAGGCTGAGAGGTCAAAGTCCAGGTCGCAGTCCAAATCCAAAGCCAAGTCTCCCTCAAA TTCTTCTTCCAGAGATAGATCTAGTCGCGAAAGATCGAGGGGCGACAGATCGAGGTCCCGATCAGGAAGTAAACATAGCAAAAGCCGTAGCCTTTCTCGTTCGCCAATGAACGGAGATAAATCACCTGAAAATAATAAACAGAAAGCTGATTAA
- the B52 gene encoding serine and arginine rich splicing factor B52 isoform X6, with amino-acid sequence MSTRVFVGGLTYRVRERDLVKFFRKYGRIKEVAMKNGFAFVEFDDYRDADDAVYELNGKELLGERVAVEIARGVSGRRGDRGYGRSRSWRDNRDDMRHDRDSVNRNTRTASSYKQSLPRYGPPTRTEYRLIVENLSSRVSWQDLKDYMRHAGEVTYADAHKQRRNEGVVEFATYSDLKNAIDKLDDTELNGRRIRLIEDKRRGRRSRSSSSRSRSRSRSRSRRRSRSRSRSRRSSRSRSRRSSRSKSRAHSKSKSKSKSKSPERSRSRSKSKSRDRSKSKSKSKSKSRSRSRSKAERSKSRSQSKSKAKSPSNSSSRDRSSRERSRGDRSRSRSGSKHSKSRSLSRSPMNGDKSPENNKQKAD; translated from the exons ATGAGCACCCGAGTATTCGTTGGTGGATTAACATACCGGGTGAGAGAGCGCGACCTTGTGAAGTTCTTCCGGAAATATGGTAGAATCAAGGAGGTCGCTATGAAGAATGGATTTGCCTTTGTG GAATTCGACGACTATAGGGATGCAGATGATGCCGTTTACGAGCTCAATGGAAAGGAGCTTCTAGGAGAAAG AGTGGCGGTGGAGATAGCACGGGGTGTTTCAGGGAGGCGAGGCGACCGTGGCTACGGACGCTCACGCTCCTGGAGAGACAA CCGAGACGATATGCGGCACGACAG AGATAGTGTGAACAGAAACACGAGGACTGCATCTAGCTACAAGCAATCATTGCCCAG atATGGACCACCAACACGCACCGAGTATCGCCTTATCGTGGAAAATCTGTCGAGTCGTGTCAGCTGGCAG GATTTGAAGGATTATATGAGACATGCTGGAGAAGTGACATACGCAGATGCACACAAACAGCGTAGAAACGAAGG AGTTGTAGAATTCGCAACATACTCTGACCTGAAGAACGCCATCGACAAATTGGATGACACAGAATTGAACGGACGAAGAATCAGACTTATCGAAGACAAGAGACGCGGTCGTCGCTCCAGGTCCTCGAGTTCGAGATCAAGGTCAAGGTCACGGTCTCGATCTCGTCGTCGATCACGCTCCCGCTCAAg GAGTCGTCGCAGCTCTCGTAGTCGTAGCCGTCGCAGCAGCCGTTCCAAATCAAGGGCACATTCTAAATCTAAATCAAAGTCTAAATCCAAATCCCCTGAACGTAGCCGTTCTCGTTCCAAATCCAA ATCAAGAGACCGCTCAAAGTCGAAATCTAAGTCAAAGTCCAAATCCAGATCTCGTTCTAGGTCCAAGGCTGAGAGGTCAAAGTCCAGGTCGCAGTCCAAATCCAAAGCCAAGTCTCCCTCAAA TTCTTCTTCCAGAGATAGATCTAGTCGCGAAAGATCGAGGGGCGACAGATCGAGGTCCCGATCAGGAAGTAAACATAGCAAAAGCCGTAGCCTTTCTCGTTCGCCAATGAACGGAGATAAATCACCTGAAAATAATAAACAGAAAGCTGATTAA
- the B52 gene encoding serine and arginine rich splicing factor B52 isoform X11 — translation MSTRVFVGGLTYRVRERDLVKFFRKYGRIKEVAMKNGFAFVEFDDYRDADDAVYELNGKELLGERITVERARGTPRGSDQWRYGDSRGGYGDSRRSARDDMRHDRYGPPTRTEYRLIVENLSSRVSWQDLKDYMRHAGEVTYADAHKQRRNEGVVEFATYSDLKNAIDKLDDTELNGRRIRLIEDKRRGRRSRSSSSRSRSRSRSRSRRRSRSRSRSRRSSRSRSRRSSRSKSRAHSKSKSKSKSKSPERSRSRSKSKSRDRSKSKSKSKSKSRSRSRSKAERSKSRSQSKSKAKSPSNSSSRDRSSRERSRGDRSRSRSGSKHSKSRSLSRSPMNGDKSPENNKQKAD, via the exons ATGAGCACCCGAGTATTCGTTGGTGGATTAACATACCGGGTGAGAGAGCGCGACCTTGTGAAGTTCTTCCGGAAATATGGTAGAATCAAGGAGGTCGCTATGAAGAATGGATTTGCCTTTGTG GAATTCGACGACTATAGGGATGCAGATGATGCCGTTTACGAGCTCAATGGAAAGGAGCTTCTAGGAGAAAG AATTACTGTAGAGAGGGCCCGGGGGACACCTAGGGGTAGTGACCAGTGGCGCTATGGTGACTCCCGTGGTGGTTATGGGGACTCGAGGCGATCTGC CCGAGACGATATGCGGCACGACAG atATGGACCACCAACACGCACCGAGTATCGCCTTATCGTGGAAAATCTGTCGAGTCGTGTCAGCTGGCAG GATTTGAAGGATTATATGAGACATGCTGGAGAAGTGACATACGCAGATGCACACAAACAGCGTAGAAACGAAGG AGTTGTAGAATTCGCAACATACTCTGACCTGAAGAACGCCATCGACAAATTGGATGACACAGAATTGAACGGACGAAGAATCAGACTTATCGAAGACAAGAGACGCGGTCGTCGCTCCAGGTCCTCGAGTTCGAGATCAAGGTCAAGGTCACGGTCTCGATCTCGTCGTCGATCACGCTCCCGCTCAAg GAGTCGTCGCAGCTCTCGTAGTCGTAGCCGTCGCAGCAGCCGTTCCAAATCAAGGGCACATTCTAAATCTAAATCAAAGTCTAAATCCAAATCCCCTGAACGTAGCCGTTCTCGTTCCAAATCCAA ATCAAGAGACCGCTCAAAGTCGAAATCTAAGTCAAAGTCCAAATCCAGATCTCGTTCTAGGTCCAAGGCTGAGAGGTCAAAGTCCAGGTCGCAGTCCAAATCCAAAGCCAAGTCTCCCTCAAA TTCTTCTTCCAGAGATAGATCTAGTCGCGAAAGATCGAGGGGCGACAGATCGAGGTCCCGATCAGGAAGTAAACATAGCAAAAGCCGTAGCCTTTCTCGTTCGCCAATGAACGGAGATAAATCACCTGAAAATAATAAACAGAAAGCTGATTAA
- the B52 gene encoding serine and arginine rich splicing factor B52 isoform X12: MVGTRVYVGGLPYGTRERDLERFFRGYGRFRDVLIKNGYGFVEFDDYRDADDAVYELNGKELLGERVAVEIARGVSGRRGDRGYGRSRSWRDNRDDMRHDRYGPPTRTEYRLIVENLSSRVSWQDLKDYMRHAGEVTYADAHKQRRNEGVVEFATYSDLKNAIDKLDDTELNGRRIRLIEDKRRGRRSRSSSSRSRSRSRSRSRRRSRSRSRSRRSSRSRSRRSSRSKSRAHSKSKSKSKSKSPERSRSRSKSKSRDRSKSKSKSKSKSRSRSRSKAERSKSRSQSKSKAKSPSNSSSRDRSSRERSRGDRSRSRSGSKHSKSRSLSRSPMNGDKSPENNKQKAD, encoded by the exons ATGGTAGGGACAAGGGTCTATGTCGGTGGGCTTCCATACGGCACCAGGGAAAGAGACCTTGAGAGATTTTTCAGAGGCTACGGTCGATTCCGTGATGTCCTCATCAAGAATGGTTACGGTTTTGTT GAATTCGACGACTATAGGGATGCAGATGATGCCGTTTACGAGCTCAATGGAAAGGAGCTTCTAGGAGAAAG AGTGGCGGTGGAGATAGCACGGGGTGTTTCAGGGAGGCGAGGCGACCGTGGCTACGGACGCTCACGCTCCTGGAGAGACAA CCGAGACGATATGCGGCACGACAG atATGGACCACCAACACGCACCGAGTATCGCCTTATCGTGGAAAATCTGTCGAGTCGTGTCAGCTGGCAG GATTTGAAGGATTATATGAGACATGCTGGAGAAGTGACATACGCAGATGCACACAAACAGCGTAGAAACGAAGG AGTTGTAGAATTCGCAACATACTCTGACCTGAAGAACGCCATCGACAAATTGGATGACACAGAATTGAACGGACGAAGAATCAGACTTATCGAAGACAAGAGACGCGGTCGTCGCTCCAGGTCCTCGAGTTCGAGATCAAGGTCAAGGTCACGGTCTCGATCTCGTCGTCGATCACGCTCCCGCTCAAg GAGTCGTCGCAGCTCTCGTAGTCGTAGCCGTCGCAGCAGCCGTTCCAAATCAAGGGCACATTCTAAATCTAAATCAAAGTCTAAATCCAAATCCCCTGAACGTAGCCGTTCTCGTTCCAAATCCAA ATCAAGAGACCGCTCAAAGTCGAAATCTAAGTCAAAGTCCAAATCCAGATCTCGTTCTAGGTCCAAGGCTGAGAGGTCAAAGTCCAGGTCGCAGTCCAAATCCAAAGCCAAGTCTCCCTCAAA TTCTTCTTCCAGAGATAGATCTAGTCGCGAAAGATCGAGGGGCGACAGATCGAGGTCCCGATCAGGAAGTAAACATAGCAAAAGCCGTAGCCTTTCTCGTTCGCCAATGAACGGAGATAAATCACCTGAAAATAATAAACAGAAAGCTGATTAA
- the B52 gene encoding serine and arginine rich splicing factor B52 isoform X7, which produces MVGTRVYVGGLPYGTRERDLERFFRGYGRFRDVLIKNGYGFVEFDDYRDADDAVYELNGKELLGERITVERARGTPRGSDQWRYGDSRGGYGDSRRSADSVNRNTRTASSYKQSLPRYGPPTRTEYRLIVENLSSRVSWQDLKDYMRHAGEVTYADAHKQRRNEGVVEFATYSDLKNAIDKLDDTELNGRRIRLIEDKRRGRRSRSSSSRSRSRSRSRSRRRSRSRSRSRRSSRSRSRRSSRSKSRAHSKSKSKSKSKSPERSRSRSKSKSRDRSKSKSKSKSKSRSRSRSKAERSKSRSQSKSKAKSPSNSSSRDRSSRERSRGDRSRSRSGSKHSKSRSLSRSPMNGDKSPENNKQKAD; this is translated from the exons ATGGTAGGGACAAGGGTCTATGTCGGTGGGCTTCCATACGGCACCAGGGAAAGAGACCTTGAGAGATTTTTCAGAGGCTACGGTCGATTCCGTGATGTCCTCATCAAGAATGGTTACGGTTTTGTT GAATTCGACGACTATAGGGATGCAGATGATGCCGTTTACGAGCTCAATGGAAAGGAGCTTCTAGGAGAAAG AATTACTGTAGAGAGGGCCCGGGGGACACCTAGGGGTAGTGACCAGTGGCGCTATGGTGACTCCCGTGGTGGTTATGGGGACTCGAGGCGATCTGC AGATAGTGTGAACAGAAACACGAGGACTGCATCTAGCTACAAGCAATCATTGCCCAG atATGGACCACCAACACGCACCGAGTATCGCCTTATCGTGGAAAATCTGTCGAGTCGTGTCAGCTGGCAG GATTTGAAGGATTATATGAGACATGCTGGAGAAGTGACATACGCAGATGCACACAAACAGCGTAGAAACGAAGG AGTTGTAGAATTCGCAACATACTCTGACCTGAAGAACGCCATCGACAAATTGGATGACACAGAATTGAACGGACGAAGAATCAGACTTATCGAAGACAAGAGACGCGGTCGTCGCTCCAGGTCCTCGAGTTCGAGATCAAGGTCAAGGTCACGGTCTCGATCTCGTCGTCGATCACGCTCCCGCTCAAg GAGTCGTCGCAGCTCTCGTAGTCGTAGCCGTCGCAGCAGCCGTTCCAAATCAAGGGCACATTCTAAATCTAAATCAAAGTCTAAATCCAAATCCCCTGAACGTAGCCGTTCTCGTTCCAAATCCAA ATCAAGAGACCGCTCAAAGTCGAAATCTAAGTCAAAGTCCAAATCCAGATCTCGTTCTAGGTCCAAGGCTGAGAGGTCAAAGTCCAGGTCGCAGTCCAAATCCAAAGCCAAGTCTCCCTCAAA TTCTTCTTCCAGAGATAGATCTAGTCGCGAAAGATCGAGGGGCGACAGATCGAGGTCCCGATCAGGAAGTAAACATAGCAAAAGCCGTAGCCTTTCTCGTTCGCCAATGAACGGAGATAAATCACCTGAAAATAATAAACAGAAAGCTGATTAA